Proteins encoded in a region of the Deinococcus aerius genome:
- a CDS encoding aminopeptidase — MTSEAPASALQSARQAYEAFRARGLKLNMQRGQPSDADFDLSNGLIGVLGENDVRMDGQDLRNYPGGVTGLPSARAMFAHYLDVKAENMLVWNNSSLELQGLVLTFALLHGVRGSSGPWITQSPKIIVTVPGYDRHFLLLQTLGFELLTVDMQPDGPDVDAIERLAGTDPSVKGVLFVPTYSNPGGESISADKARRLAGLQAAAPDFTIFADDAYRAHHLYEEDRDEPVNFVVLSRDAGSPDRAFVFASTSKITFAGAGLGFVASSEDNIKWLSKYLNAQSIGPNKLEQARHVRFLENYPGGLEGLMSAHAALIAPKFRAVDEVLRAELGGNGEYATWTSPRGGYFISLDTAEPVAARVVELAEEAGVSLTPAGATYPAGQDRAGRNIRLAPTRPPLEEVRLAMQVVAACVRLATEEYRQGRGR; from the coding sequence ATGACGAGTGAAGCCCCGGCCTCGGCCCTCCAGTCGGCCCGCCAAGCCTATGAAGCCTTCCGGGCGCGCGGCCTGAAGCTCAACATGCAGCGGGGGCAGCCCTCCGACGCGGACTTCGACCTCTCCAACGGGTTGATCGGCGTGCTGGGCGAGAACGACGTGAGGATGGACGGCCAGGACCTGCGGAACTACCCGGGCGGCGTAACGGGCCTGCCCTCGGCGCGGGCGATGTTCGCCCATTACCTCGACGTGAAGGCCGAGAACATGCTCGTGTGGAACAACTCCAGCCTGGAACTTCAGGGGCTGGTGCTGACCTTCGCCCTGCTCCACGGGGTTCGGGGCAGCAGCGGCCCCTGGATTACCCAGTCGCCCAAGATCATCGTGACGGTGCCCGGCTACGACCGCCACTTCCTGCTGCTGCAAACGCTGGGCTTCGAGCTGCTGACCGTGGACATGCAGCCCGACGGGCCGGACGTGGACGCCATCGAGCGCCTGGCGGGGACCGACCCCTCGGTAAAGGGGGTGTTGTTCGTGCCCACCTACTCCAACCCAGGCGGCGAGTCGATCAGCGCGGACAAGGCGCGGCGGCTGGCGGGGCTCCAGGCGGCAGCCCCCGACTTCACCATCTTTGCGGACGACGCCTACCGGGCGCACCACCTGTATGAGGAGGACCGCGACGAGCCGGTGAACTTCGTGGTGCTGTCGCGGGACGCGGGCTCCCCCGACCGGGCCTTCGTGTTCGCCTCGACCTCCAAGATCACCTTCGCGGGGGCGGGGCTGGGCTTCGTGGCGAGCAGCGAGGACAACATCAAGTGGCTCTCGAAGTACCTCAACGCCCAGAGCATCGGGCCGAACAAGCTGGAGCAGGCGCGGCACGTCCGCTTTCTGGAGAACTACCCGGGCGGCCTGGAGGGGCTGATGAGCGCGCACGCGGCCCTGATCGCCCCCAAGTTCCGCGCGGTGGACGAGGTGCTGCGCGCCGAGCTGGGGGGCAACGGCGAGTACGCGACGTGGACCTCGCCGAGGGGCGGGTACTTCATCAGCCTGGACACGGCCGAGCCGGTGGCGGCGCGGGTGGTGGAACTCGCCGAGGAGGCCGGGGTGAGCCTCACGCCCGCCGGGGCGACCTACCCGGCGGGGCAGGACCGGGCGGGGCGCAACATCCGCCTGGCGCCAACGCGCCCGCCGCTGGAGGAGGTGCGCCTCGCCATGCAGGTCGTCGCGGCGTGCGTCCGGCTGGCGACCGAGGAGTACCGGCAGGGACGGGGGCGCTGA
- a CDS encoding MarR family winged helix-turn-helix transcriptional regulator — translation MPTRYAGSPEERAALDAYIKLWRAAHAVEVAANRHLADHGLTVSQFGVIEALYHLGPLSQRQLADKILRSSGNLTMVIDNLERDGLVRRERNPQDRRVMNVFLTPEGEALVTRVLPDHVRGIRDVFGGLTPQELGQLAALTRKLGRGLGGVDEEMTASGGRRGGA, via the coding sequence ATGCCCACCCGCTACGCAGGCTCGCCGGAGGAACGCGCGGCGCTCGACGCCTACATCAAGCTGTGGCGGGCGGCCCATGCGGTCGAGGTGGCGGCCAACCGGCACCTGGCGGACCACGGGCTCACGGTCAGCCAGTTCGGCGTGATCGAGGCGCTCTACCACCTGGGGCCGCTCAGCCAGCGCCAGCTCGCCGACAAGATTCTGCGCTCCAGCGGCAACCTCACGATGGTGATCGACAACCTGGAGCGGGACGGCCTGGTGCGCCGCGAGCGCAACCCGCAGGACCGCCGGGTGATGAACGTCTTTCTCACCCCGGAGGGGGAGGCCCTCGTCACGCGCGTGCTCCCCGACCACGTGCGCGGTATCCGGGACGTGTTCGGCGGGCTGACGCCGCAGGAGCTGGGCCAGCTCGCCGCCCTGACGCGCAAGCTGGGGCGCGGTCTGGGCGGGGTGGACGAGGAGATGACGGCATCAGGGGGCAGGCGGGGCGGCGCCTGA
- a CDS encoding VOC family protein, with product MTPFSPIPGTTPVQGLHHVTVMASDPQRNIDFYSQVLGQRLVKVTVNFDDPGTYHFYYGDLTGQPGTIMTHFPWPGAKRGVRGNGEVVATAYSVPRASEGYWRARLTEQGLTPRAGERFGERVLTVEDPDGTWVELVFDDGQPVQPWPASPVPAEHELRGFHSVTAWVRQTGPVRDLLVGRLGFTEVGSEPDAEGTRTRFRGSGEGVGLFVDVVERPGQPRGSFGAGSIHHVALRTRDDAEQEAYLTGLAEAGYQPTPVQDRQYFHSIYFREPNGVLFEIATDAPGFPDDEPVEELGQHLKLPAWYEPQRAAIEAHVPRIVNREYGVSIGSRELDGGRNPQAAPEVPGLQVHTAGRPLGEARVAMVLLHGRGGTARDILSLADELNLSAFAYLAPQAEGNSWYPLSFLAPVERNQPHLDRALATVDAVLNELEARGIPARNVVLGGFSQGACLALEYASRTGRRLGGVAALSGGLITLDRAGDLGGLPVFMGVAPDDAHIPLTRFRESAAHLRSRGAQVDDRVYPGLGHTINGDELDAVRRMMQAVAGQL from the coding sequence ATGACTCCCTTCTCCCCCATTCCCGGCACCACGCCCGTCCAGGGGCTGCATCACGTCACCGTCATGGCGAGTGACCCGCAGCGCAACATCGACTTCTACTCGCAGGTGCTGGGGCAGCGGCTCGTCAAGGTGACCGTCAACTTCGACGACCCCGGCACGTACCACTTCTACTACGGCGACCTCACCGGGCAGCCGGGCACGATCATGACCCACTTTCCCTGGCCGGGCGCGAAGCGGGGCGTGCGCGGCAATGGCGAGGTCGTGGCGACGGCCTACAGCGTCCCCCGCGCGAGCGAGGGCTACTGGCGGGCGCGGCTGACGGAGCAGGGCCTCACCCCCCGGGCGGGCGAGCGGTTCGGCGAGCGGGTGCTGACGGTGGAGGACCCGGACGGGACCTGGGTGGAACTCGTCTTCGATGACGGCCAGCCCGTGCAGCCCTGGCCCGCCAGCCCCGTGCCCGCCGAACACGAGCTGCGCGGCTTCCACTCGGTCACCGCCTGGGTGCGCCAGACGGGGCCGGTGCGCGACCTGCTGGTGGGGCGGCTGGGCTTCACCGAGGTCGGCAGTGAGCCGGACGCCGAGGGCACGCGCACCCGCTTCCGGGGCAGCGGCGAGGGCGTGGGCCTGTTCGTCGACGTGGTCGAGCGGCCGGGCCAGCCGCGCGGATCGTTCGGGGCGGGGAGCATCCACCACGTCGCCCTGCGGACCCGCGACGACGCCGAGCAGGAGGCGTACCTGACCGGGCTGGCCGAGGCGGGCTACCAGCCCACGCCCGTGCAGGATCGGCAATACTTCCACTCCATCTACTTCCGCGAGCCGAACGGCGTCCTGTTCGAGATCGCCACCGACGCCCCCGGCTTCCCGGACGACGAGCCGGTGGAGGAACTCGGCCAGCACCTCAAACTTCCCGCGTGGTACGAGCCCCAGCGCGCGGCCATTGAGGCGCACGTGCCGAGGATCGTGAACCGCGAGTACGGGGTGAGCATCGGCAGTCGGGAGCTGGACGGGGGCCGGAACCCGCAGGCCGCCCCCGAAGTCCCCGGCCTCCAGGTCCACACCGCTGGCCGTCCCCTCGGCGAGGCGCGGGTGGCGATGGTCCTGCTTCACGGGCGGGGCGGCACGGCGCGGGACATCCTCTCGCTGGCGGACGAGTTGAACCTCAGCGCCTTCGCGTACCTGGCCCCGCAGGCGGAGGGGAACTCGTGGTATCCCCTCTCCTTTCTGGCGCCCGTCGAGCGCAACCAGCCGCACCTGGACCGGGCCCTCGCCACGGTGGACGCCGTGCTGAACGAGCTGGAGGCCCGGGGCATCCCGGCGCGGAACGTGGTGCTGGGCGGCTTCTCGCAGGGGGCGTGCCTCGCGCTGGAGTACGCCAGCCGCACGGGGAGGAGGCTGGGCGGCGTGGCGGCGCTGAGCGGCGGGCTCATCACCCTCGACCGGGCGGGCGACCTGGGCGGCCTCCCCGTCTTCATGGGTGTGGCCCCCGACGACGCGCACATCCCCCTGACTCGCTTTCGGGAGAGCGCCGCACATCTGCGCTCGCGGGGTGCCCAGGTGGACGACCGGGTGTACCCGGGCCTGGGCCACACCATCAACGGGGACGAGCTGGACGCGGTGCGCCGGATGATGCAGGCGGTGGCGGGGCAGCTCTGA
- a CDS encoding DUF2259 domain-containing protein, whose protein sequence is MRALRTTALTLLALASAALAGNRLDVRQVTFSADGTRALVLTAGVLDGSGFSYAAAQALDTRTGRTLLRASAQSGTRPVPAVVSALLARERSRLAPLGLASGRAARPVFAQPVPTHAPVWTEGTPAGSTLVAPVRLWTRPVPVRLSVRRLPSGCRFSELLPRGEGPAGFTLTVNGQTVQSDRVLPAGRECAARYALERVYVRGNRAVFIVRAYTPGFEGPNAEVVPVAALLK, encoded by the coding sequence ATGCGTGCCCTGCGGACGACCGCGCTGACCCTGCTGGCCCTCGCCTCGGCGGCCCTGGCCGGAAACCGCCTGGACGTGCGGCAGGTGACCTTTTCGGCGGACGGCACCCGGGCGCTGGTGCTGACGGCGGGCGTGCTGGACGGCAGCGGCTTCAGCTACGCCGCCGCGCAGGCCCTCGACACCCGGACGGGCCGCACGCTGCTCCGGGCCTCCGCCCAGTCCGGGACGCGGCCCGTCCCCGCCGTGGTGAGCGCCCTGCTGGCCCGTGAGCGCTCCCGCCTCGCCCCGCTGGGCCTGGCCTCCGGGCGCGCGGCGCGGCCCGTCTTCGCCCAGCCGGTCCCTACCCATGCGCCCGTCTGGACCGAGGGCACGCCCGCGGGCAGCACCCTCGTCGCGCCCGTGCGCCTGTGGACGCGGCCCGTCCCGGTGCGCCTGAGTGTGCGGCGCCTGCCCTCGGGCTGCCGCTTTTCCGAATTGCTCCCGCGTGGGGAAGGACCCGCCGGGTTCACCCTGACGGTCAACGGGCAGACCGTCCAGAGCGACCGTGTTCTGCCCGCCGGGCGGGAGTGCGCCGCCCGTTACGCCCTGGAGCGCGTGTACGTGCGGGGCAACCGCGCCGTGTTCATCGTCCGCGCCTACACCCCGGGCTTCGAGGGGCCGAACGCGGAGGTCGTGCCGGTGGCGGCGTTGTTGAAGTAG
- a CDS encoding ComF family protein, with protein MPDPGALQGVLRALLPRRCPGCDGQLGRSAGLCPECRAALRPRVEAHSPLWPRPEGHLVTLGAYRGVTRRAVRALKFGGARDLAGALGEALADGVPAAWNVASVVAVPLHPGRERERGFNQSALLAGAVTAALGVPSVPALRRTRATAQQARLHAHERTANLAGAFGADARLLPPGPVLLLDDVLTTGSTLAACRDALEAAGAGRVYFAVVAR; from the coding sequence ATGCCTGACCCGGGCGCCCTTCAGGGGGTGTTGCGGGCACTCCTCCCCCGCCGCTGCCCCGGCTGCGACGGGCAACTGGGGCGCTCGGCGGGCCTGTGCCCGGAGTGCCGCGCGGCCCTGCGCCCCCGGGTCGAGGCCCACTCGCCCCTGTGGCCCCGCCCGGAGGGGCACCTCGTCACCCTGGGCGCGTACCGCGGCGTGACCCGTCGGGCCGTCCGCGCGCTGAAGTTCGGCGGCGCGCGCGACCTGGCGGGGGCGCTGGGGGAGGCGCTGGCGGACGGGGTGCCCGCCGCCTGGAACGTCGCCTCGGTCGTGGCCGTGCCGCTCCACCCCGGGCGCGAGCGCGAGCGGGGCTTCAACCAGTCCGCGCTCCTGGCCGGGGCGGTCACCGCCGCCCTGGGGGTGCCGAGCGTCCCGGCCCTGCGCCGCACCCGCGCCACCGCCCAGCAGGCCCGGCTGCACGCGCACGAGCGGACCGCGAACCTGGCGGGGGCGTTTGGGGCCGACGCCCGGCTTCTCCCGCCCGGCCCGGTCCTGCTCCTCGACGACGTGCTGACGACGGGAAGCACGCTCGCGGCCTGCCGGGACGCGCTTGAGGCCGCGGGCGCTGGGCGGGTGTATTTCGCGGTGGTCGCCCGCTGA
- a CDS encoding imelysin family protein: MKLSLLLLTAALTGMAGAAPLDGVKTYLGGKLAVQAAGTAQLTRAADRYYALAKAAGFDYRKLAKNAQTRAVLQEARAGWSKASPAYEEIEGIVAGVDALSRFDLILDAGTSAAEGGEAVVPFDLKLPNGRVLPKPGNLFGVNEAALWGTVKAFGSGVPFDVNGNGRIDFGDGLPDANVLKAAAAELNRQTLALRRAAGAWTPTRADVFGALAGNVPTVGPVFFENWKTSRFVLGGRSRRTDFVVISRLSDLGGNVRSWQAMYAGLSPDVRARSAPLDAQIRAGLGDLAAFVGRLEAQERRRRFTPEQAETLQAEAQNRATAITGRLTQAAALLGVRVGE, encoded by the coding sequence GTGAAGCTCTCCCTCCTCCTGCTGACCGCCGCCCTGACGGGCATGGCCGGGGCCGCCCCGCTGGACGGCGTGAAGACCTATCTGGGCGGCAAACTCGCGGTTCAGGCCGCCGGAACCGCGCAACTGACCCGGGCGGCGGACCGGTATTACGCCCTGGCGAAAGCCGCGGGCTTCGACTACCGCAAGCTGGCGAAGAATGCCCAGACCCGCGCCGTGCTGCAAGAGGCCCGCGCCGGGTGGTCCAAGGCCAGCCCCGCCTACGAGGAGATCGAGGGCATCGTGGCGGGGGTGGACGCCCTGAGCCGCTTCGACCTGATCCTCGACGCGGGCACGAGTGCCGCCGAGGGCGGGGAGGCCGTGGTGCCCTTCGACCTGAAGTTGCCGAATGGCCGGGTGCTGCCCAAGCCCGGCAACCTCTTCGGGGTGAACGAGGCGGCGCTGTGGGGCACGGTGAAGGCCTTCGGGAGCGGGGTGCCCTTCGACGTAAACGGCAACGGGAGGATCGACTTCGGGGACGGGCTGCCCGACGCCAACGTGCTGAAGGCCGCCGCCGCCGAACTCAACCGCCAGACGCTCGCGCTGCGCCGGGCCGCGGGGGCCTGGACGCCCACCCGGGCGGACGTATTCGGCGCGCTGGCGGGGAACGTGCCCACGGTGGGGCCGGTGTTCTTCGAGAACTGGAAGACCAGCCGCTTCGTGCTGGGGGGCCGGAGCCGCCGCACCGACTTCGTGGTGATCTCGCGCCTCTCGGACCTGGGCGGCAACGTGCGCTCCTGGCAGGCGATGTACGCGGGCCTGAGCCCCGACGTGCGGGCGAGGAGCGCCCCGCTGGACGCCCAGATCCGGGCGGGCCTGGGGGACCTGGCCGCCTTTGTGGGCCGCCTGGAGGCGCAGGAACGCCGGCGCAGGTTCACCCCCGAGCAGGCCGAGACCCTCCAGGCCGAGGCGCAGAACCGCGCGACGGCGATCACCGGGCGCCTCACCCAGGCGGCGGCGCTGCTGGGCGTGCGGGTCGGGGAATGA